From a single Streptomyces sp. 1331.2 genomic region:
- a CDS encoding MBL fold metallo-hydrolase — MSDEPLQLAVLGSATPYPSADNPCSGYLVSGGGARVWVDAGTGTLGPLQRHARLDELDAIWISHLHADHCADLLTAYYGALYADVRLAAPIPLYGPPGTADRLADFLTNTARRSPVESAFAVTELADGHRVHIGPLGLTSRAVDHGMPAFALRVEAGGRSLVYSGDTAPCAALTELAEGCDLLLCEAESPTPEAESGSGPVHHTPEQAGATATVARAARLLVTHVGRAMAPAEAVARAGTRFAGPVAHADPGATFTV; from the coding sequence ATGTCCGACGAACCCCTGCAGCTCGCCGTCCTGGGAAGCGCGACGCCCTACCCGAGCGCCGACAACCCCTGCTCCGGTTACCTGGTGTCCGGCGGTGGCGCCCGCGTGTGGGTGGACGCCGGCACCGGCACCCTGGGCCCGCTGCAACGCCACGCCCGGCTGGACGAGTTGGACGCGATCTGGATCTCGCACCTGCACGCCGACCACTGCGCCGACCTGCTCACCGCCTACTACGGCGCCCTCTACGCGGACGTCCGGCTCGCGGCGCCGATCCCGCTCTACGGCCCGCCCGGCACGGCGGACCGGCTGGCGGACTTCCTGACCAACACGGCGCGGCGCAGTCCGGTCGAATCCGCCTTCGCCGTCACCGAGTTGGCCGACGGCCACCGGGTGCACATCGGCCCGCTCGGGCTGACCAGCCGGGCGGTGGACCACGGCATGCCGGCCTTCGCCCTCCGGGTGGAGGCCGGCGGCCGCTCGCTCGTCTACTCCGGTGACACCGCCCCGTGTGCCGCCCTCACCGAACTGGCCGAGGGCTGCGACCTGTTGCTCTGCGAGGCGGAGAGTCCGACCCCGGAGGCCGAGTCGGGGAGCGGGCCCGTGCACCACACCCCCGAGCAGGCCGGTGCCACCGCCACCGTGGCCCGCGCCGCCCGGCTGCTGGTCACCCACGTGGGCCGCGCCATGGCTCCGGCCGAGGCCGTCGCCCGCGCGGGGACCCGCTTCGCCGGTCCGGTCGCCCACGCGGACCCGGGCGCGACCTTCACGGTCTGA
- a CDS encoding quinone oxidoreductase family protein, protein MRALVMTAPGGAENSQVREVEAPRPGPGQVAIDVAYAGLNFVDVMTRRGDAAYSTAWPYLPGKEVAGTVRELGEGVTGLAVGDRVVAAPVGAGLAETVVAEAALTVPLPDGVGLREAAAVPLGLATAVLLLTDAGRFTAGDTVLVHSAGGGIGTAVAQLVPLIGGGRLIGTVGRPEKTAAAIAAGYDHAFARGEASSEALAEAPSDALVEAVRAATDGRGVDLVLDPLGTAALDLDLAVAAPGARIVLFGNAGGGAIADLPPLARLMAGNLTVTGFSHRGLAATAPERVARAIRRVLDLLADDGADLQLPVTELPDLAAVPAAHDAMENGRATGKYVVRVGG, encoded by the coding sequence ATGCGCGCACTGGTGATGACCGCACCCGGTGGAGCCGAGAACTCGCAGGTACGGGAGGTCGAGGCACCGCGCCCCGGGCCCGGCCAGGTGGCGATCGACGTCGCCTACGCGGGACTGAACTTCGTGGACGTGATGACCCGCCGCGGTGACGCCGCGTACAGCACCGCATGGCCGTACCTGCCCGGCAAGGAGGTGGCCGGAACGGTCCGGGAGCTCGGCGAGGGCGTGACCGGCCTGGCCGTGGGCGACCGGGTGGTGGCCGCACCGGTCGGCGCCGGACTCGCCGAGACGGTGGTCGCCGAGGCCGCGCTCACCGTGCCGCTCCCGGACGGGGTGGGCCTGCGCGAGGCCGCGGCCGTCCCGCTGGGCCTGGCCACCGCGGTCCTGCTGCTGACCGACGCCGGCCGCTTCACCGCGGGCGACACCGTTCTGGTGCACTCGGCGGGCGGCGGCATCGGCACCGCCGTCGCCCAGCTCGTCCCGCTGATCGGCGGCGGCCGGCTGATCGGAACGGTCGGCCGACCGGAGAAGACGGCGGCCGCGATCGCCGCCGGGTACGACCACGCCTTCGCCCGCGGCGAGGCATCGTCCGAGGCCCTGGCCGAAGCGCCTTCCGACGCCCTGGTCGAGGCCGTCCGGGCCGCCACCGACGGCCGCGGCGTCGACCTCGTGCTCGACCCGCTGGGCACCGCGGCCCTCGACCTCGACCTCGCCGTGGCGGCACCCGGCGCCCGGATCGTCCTGTTCGGCAACGCGGGCGGCGGTGCCATCGCCGACCTGCCCCCGCTCGCCCGCCTGATGGCCGGCAACCTCACCGTCACCGGCTTCAGCCACCGCGGCCTGGCCGCCACCGCCCCCGAGCGCGTGGCCCGCGCCATCCGCCGGGTCCTCGACCTGCTCGCCGACGACGGCGCCGACCTGCAGCTCCCGGTCACCGAACTGCCCGACCTGGCCGCCGTCCCGGCCGCCCACGACGCCATGGAGAACGGGCGGGCGACCGGGAAGTACGTGGTGCGGGTGGGCGGTTGA
- a CDS encoding ArsR/SmtB family transcription factor gives MPRSTRRRPALAHPATEEIDLLDVLHALSDPTRMTIVRVLRSEPERACGTFPVDVAPSTLSHHFKVLRESGLITQREEANRRFSALRTVDLERRFPGLLDTVLAAHARTHTGAESRGAGDEEG, from the coding sequence ATGCCCCGCAGCACCCGTCGCCGACCGGCTCTCGCCCACCCCGCGACCGAGGAGATCGACCTCCTCGATGTCCTGCACGCCCTCTCCGACCCCACCCGGATGACCATCGTCCGCGTCCTGCGCTCCGAACCCGAGCGCGCCTGCGGCACCTTCCCGGTGGACGTCGCGCCCTCCACCCTCAGTCACCACTTCAAGGTGCTGCGCGAGTCCGGCCTGATCACCCAGCGCGAGGAGGCCAACCGCCGCTTCTCCGCCCTGCGCACGGTCGACCTGGAGCGGCGCTTCCCCGGCCTCCTCGACACCGTCCTCGCCGCCCACGCCCGCACCCACACCGGGGCCGAGAGCCGGGGCGCCGGCGACGAGGAGGGCTGA
- a CDS encoding CDP-alcohol phosphatidyltransferase family protein codes for MVAAPALAELREVCQPQAKLQSRNGEHWAGRLYMRRISLRTTRQLVRTSVSPNTLTWVMVVCGVGGGAALLIPGPTGAVLAAVLFQLFLLFDCVDGEVARWKRQFSMAGVYVDRLGAYLADAALMIGAGVRAARGGSELWVSAGLAAALGVVLLKASTDLVDVARARSGRPPADEESTQPRSQGIATARRLASIFKIHRVTNGIEASLVLLAAAAVDAGLGNLDATRATLAGITVITWGMVVAHLASILSSSRLR; via the coding sequence ATGGTGGCTGCTCCGGCGCTCGCCGAGCTGCGCGAGGTGTGCCAGCCGCAGGCCAAGCTGCAGAGCCGCAACGGTGAGCACTGGGCGGGCCGGCTGTACATGCGGCGGATCTCACTGCGGACCACCCGGCAGTTGGTCCGGACGTCGGTGTCGCCGAACACCCTCACCTGGGTGATGGTGGTGTGCGGGGTCGGCGGTGGCGCGGCCCTGCTGATCCCGGGACCGACCGGCGCGGTGCTGGCGGCCGTCCTGTTCCAGCTGTTCCTGCTCTTCGACTGCGTGGACGGCGAAGTGGCGCGCTGGAAGCGCCAGTTCAGCATGGCCGGGGTGTACGTGGACCGGCTCGGGGCCTACCTGGCGGACGCCGCCCTGATGATCGGCGCGGGCGTCCGGGCGGCGCGCGGCGGCTCGGAGCTGTGGGTGTCGGCGGGCCTGGCGGCGGCGCTGGGCGTGGTGCTGCTCAAGGCCTCGACGGACCTGGTGGACGTGGCCCGGGCCCGCAGCGGCCGGCCGCCGGCGGACGAGGAGTCGACGCAGCCGCGCTCCCAGGGCATCGCGACGGCCCGCCGGCTGGCGTCGATCTTCAAGATCCACCGGGTGACCAACGGCATCGAGGCCTCGCTGGTGCTGCTGGCTGCGGCCGCGGTGGACGCCGGGCTCGGCAACCTGGACGCGACGCGGGCGACGCTCGCGGGGATCACGGTGATCACCTGGGGCATGGTGGTCGCGCACCTGGCGTCGATCCTGTCCTCCTCGCGCCTGCGCTGA
- a CDS encoding NUDIX hydrolase gives MESTDGSPQNPDLARLLDRHRPQGPVETADHQRARRLADVTDPAVAWSRSTFPLHFTASALIVHPPTRRVLLRWHVRQQAWLHVGGHGDPGETLPLDIALREGREETGLTDLTPWPDAALVHLAVVPVPASPVEPAHEHADLRFLLATGTPDRARPENPASPLEWLTVEEARQRTTEENLRQTLDRAARLLPPA, from the coding sequence ATGGAGAGCACGGACGGCTCGCCGCAGAACCCCGACCTGGCCCGACTGCTGGACCGCCACCGGCCGCAGGGCCCGGTGGAGACCGCCGACCACCAGCGGGCCCGCCGCCTCGCCGACGTCACCGACCCGGCCGTCGCCTGGTCCCGCAGCACCTTCCCCCTCCACTTCACCGCCTCCGCGCTGATCGTCCACCCGCCGACCCGCCGCGTCCTGTTGCGCTGGCACGTCCGCCAGCAGGCCTGGCTGCACGTCGGCGGCCACGGCGACCCGGGGGAGACCCTGCCACTGGACATCGCCCTGCGCGAGGGCCGGGAGGAGACCGGTCTGACCGACCTCACCCCGTGGCCCGACGCCGCCCTGGTCCACCTCGCCGTGGTCCCCGTCCCGGCCTCGCCCGTCGAACCCGCCCACGAGCACGCCGACCTGCGCTTCCTCCTGGCGACCGGGACCCCGGACCGGGCCCGGCCGGAGAACCCGGCCTCCCCGCTGGAGTGGCTCACCGTCGAGGAGGCCAGGCAGCGCACCACCGAGGAGAACCTCCGCCAGACCCTCGACCGCGCGGCCCGCCTGCTCCCGCCCGCCTGA
- a CDS encoding YidC/Oxa1 family membrane protein insertase, producing the protein MSVLAVLDPAVAAAHAAVAALAHVLPTALAIVLFTVAVRLSLHPLARAAARGEKARAELAPKVAALNTKYKGRPEKLREAMAELYRKEQVSPAAGCLPMLVQIPFFSVMYRLFTTPNDLLDHTLFGVPLGLHVTGAHGVGQFAVFGLLYAGLAAVGYVNYRRARRAAAAQPTPQPGAALLPYLSFASVLFALLVPVAAALYLLTTSVWSAAERAWLYRDGTPVPAAVLAA; encoded by the coding sequence ATGTCCGTTCTCGCCGTTCTCGACCCGGCCGTCGCCGCCGCGCACGCCGCCGTCGCCGCCCTCGCCCACGTCCTGCCGACCGCGCTGGCGATCGTGCTGTTCACCGTCGCCGTACGGCTCTCGCTGCACCCGCTGGCGCGGGCGGCGGCGCGCGGGGAGAAGGCGCGGGCCGAGCTCGCGCCGAAGGTCGCCGCCCTGAACACCAAGTACAAGGGCCGGCCGGAGAAGCTGCGGGAGGCGATGGCCGAGCTGTACCGGAAGGAGCAGGTGTCGCCGGCCGCGGGCTGCCTGCCGATGCTGGTGCAGATCCCGTTCTTCTCGGTGATGTACCGGCTGTTCACGACGCCGAACGACCTGCTCGACCACACCCTGTTCGGCGTGCCGCTGGGCCTGCACGTCACGGGCGCGCACGGCGTCGGCCAGTTCGCGGTGTTCGGCCTGCTGTACGCCGGGCTGGCGGCGGTCGGGTACGTCAACTACCGCCGGGCCCGGCGTGCGGCGGCGGCGCAGCCCACCCCGCAGCCGGGGGCGGCGCTGCTGCCGTACCTGTCGTTCGCGTCGGTGCTGTTCGCGCTGCTGGTGCCGGTGGCCGCCGCGCTGTACCTGCTGACGACGAGCGTCTGGTCGGCCGCGGAGCGGGCCTGGCTGTACCGGGACGGGACGCCGGTGCCGGCGGCCGTGCTCGCGGCCTGA
- a CDS encoding DUF6412 domain-containing protein, translating into MAVVAMLLGLLRVLTGGLAADNGTLASVAAVAAVALVAGAVAGALAGARLLGARAPAAVRSGVLRRRAFRTAFLPQRDPDARGRRRPRAPGAALAAA; encoded by the coding sequence ATGGCTGTTGTCGCGATGTTGCTCGGGCTGCTCCGGGTGCTGACCGGGGGCCTGGCGGCCGACAACGGGACGCTGGCGTCCGTTGCCGCCGTCGCGGCCGTGGCACTGGTGGCCGGAGCGGTCGCCGGGGCACTGGCCGGGGCCCGACTCCTGGGGGCGCGGGCGCCCGCGGCGGTGCGCAGCGGGGTGCTGCGACGCCGGGCGTTCCGTACGGCGTTCCTTCCGCAGCGTGATCCGGATGCCCGGGGCCGGCGACGCCCCAGGGCGCCCGGGGCGGCCCTGGCGGCCGCGTAA
- a CDS encoding type II toxin-antitoxin system Phd/YefM family antitoxin has product MRTITQREFRNNSAAVMDAVEAGETFHITRNGVEVAELRPVSGRRRLTAEELVARHVKLPRVDYQQMRKEAEEDFGPEELVGDEGDDPFERRRG; this is encoded by the coding sequence ATGAGGACGATTACCCAGCGGGAGTTCCGGAACAACTCCGCCGCGGTGATGGACGCGGTGGAGGCGGGGGAGACCTTCCACATCACCAGGAACGGGGTCGAGGTCGCGGAGCTGCGGCCGGTGTCCGGGCGCCGACGGCTCACCGCGGAGGAGCTGGTGGCGCGGCACGTGAAGCTGCCGCGGGTGGACTACCAGCAGATGCGCAAGGAGGCCGAGGAGGACTTCGGGCCCGAGGAGCTGGTGGGGGACGAGGGCGACGACCCGTTCGAGCGGCGGCGTGGCTGA
- a CDS encoding type II toxin-antitoxin system VapC family toxin — protein MAERRRSPRRRPAGVLDTCVYIDLALLSPADLPAVPELTAITFAELQQGVSMARDPASRAARLEVLGAAMADFDPLPFDAAAAARYGTLVTLTIAAGRQPRPRRIDLMIAAVASAHGLPLYTRNVADFRGLGSAVEVIGI, from the coding sequence GTGGCTGAGCGCCGGCGGTCGCCACGGCGGCGGCCGGCCGGGGTGCTGGACACCTGCGTCTACATCGACCTGGCGCTGCTCAGCCCGGCCGACCTGCCGGCCGTGCCGGAGCTGACCGCGATCACCTTCGCCGAACTGCAGCAGGGCGTCTCGATGGCCCGGGACCCGGCGAGCCGGGCCGCCCGGCTGGAGGTGCTGGGCGCGGCGATGGCCGATTTCGACCCGCTGCCCTTCGACGCGGCCGCCGCCGCCCGCTACGGGACACTGGTCACCCTCACCATCGCCGCCGGTCGCCAGCCGCGCCCGCGCCGGATCGACCTGATGATCGCCGCCGTCGCCTCCGCCCACGGGCTGCCGCTGTACACCCGCAACGTGGCGGACTTCCGCGGACTGGGCTCGGCGGTGGAGGTCATCGGGATCTGA
- a CDS encoding Gfo/Idh/MocA family oxidoreductase has protein sequence MTPQTTSRPRPDRPFRVGLIGYGLAGSAFHAPLIATTPGLRLDAVVTANPERRAQLAQEHPDARAVDTPEQLLADPDALDLVVIASPNRTHAPLARAALRAGLATVVDKPLAATTAQALELCRLAEERGVLLSVFQNRRWDGDFLTAGRLVRGGALGRVHRFESRFERFRPKPKAGWRELADPAEVGGTLYDLGSHLVDQALTLFGPVETVYAEIDVRRDGAVVDDDAFLALTHASGTRSHLWTSAITPLIGPRLRVLGDAAGYVKPGMDPQEADLRAGLRPDGARPWGADLPAQYGTLGTDESAVPLPTDPGDYPAYYAGIAAALAAPGTPPPVDPRDAVATLTVLEAARTSAATGTTVRLG, from the coding sequence ATGACCCCGCAGACGACCTCCCGCCCCCGGCCCGACCGCCCGTTCCGCGTCGGCCTGATCGGCTACGGCCTGGCCGGTTCCGCGTTCCACGCGCCGCTGATCGCGACCACGCCGGGGCTGCGGCTGGACGCCGTGGTCACCGCCAACCCCGAGCGGCGCGCGCAGCTGGCGCAGGAGCACCCCGACGCCCGGGCCGTCGACACCCCCGAACAGCTGCTCGCCGACCCGGACGCGCTCGACCTGGTCGTCATCGCCTCGCCGAACCGCACCCACGCCCCGCTCGCCCGCGCCGCCCTGCGGGCCGGCCTGGCCACCGTGGTGGACAAGCCGCTGGCCGCCACCACCGCCCAGGCGCTGGAGCTGTGCCGGCTCGCGGAGGAGCGGGGCGTCCTGCTCTCCGTGTTCCAGAACCGGCGCTGGGACGGCGACTTCCTCACCGCCGGCCGGCTGGTGCGCGGCGGCGCGCTCGGCCGGGTGCACCGCTTCGAGTCCCGCTTCGAGCGCTTCCGCCCCAAGCCCAAGGCCGGCTGGCGCGAACTGGCCGACCCGGCCGAGGTCGGCGGCACGCTGTACGACCTGGGCAGCCACCTGGTCGACCAGGCGCTCACGCTGTTCGGACCGGTCGAGACGGTGTACGCGGAGATCGACGTGCGGCGCGACGGGGCGGTCGTGGACGACGACGCCTTCCTCGCCCTCACCCACGCCTCCGGCACCCGCTCGCACCTGTGGACCAGTGCCATCACCCCGCTGATCGGCCCCCGGCTGCGGGTGCTCGGCGACGCTGCCGGCTACGTCAAGCCCGGCATGGACCCGCAGGAGGCCGACCTGCGGGCGGGCCTGCGCCCGGACGGCGCCCGCCCCTGGGGCGCCGACCTGCCCGCCCAGTACGGCACCCTCGGCACCGACGAGTCGGCGGTCCCGCTCCCGACCGACCCGGGCGACTACCCCGCCTACTACGCGGGCATCGCCGCCGCCCTGGCCGCCCCCGGCACCCCGCCCCCGGTCGACCCGCGCGACGCGGTGGCCACCCTCACGGTCCTGGAGGCCGCCCGCACCTCCGCCGCCACGGGAACGACGGTCCGCCTGGGCTGA
- a CDS encoding HAD-IIA family hydrolase: MADRKPIESWLTDMDGVLIHEGTPIPGAEEFLRRLRESGKPFLVLTNNSIYTPRDLSARLAGMGLEVPEECIWTSALATAKFLKSQRPNGTAYVIGEAGLTTALYQAGYVLTDNNPDYVVLGETRTYSFEALTKAIRLINQGARFICTNPDETGPSTEGVLPATGSVAALITKATGVDPYFVGKPNPLMMREALNTAGAHSETAVMIGDRMDTDIVAGMEAGMETILVLTGLTSAGDVERFPYRPTRVVKSIADLIELV, translated from the coding sequence GTGGCAGACCGCAAGCCCATCGAGTCCTGGCTGACCGACATGGACGGCGTCCTCATCCACGAGGGCACGCCGATCCCCGGGGCGGAGGAGTTCCTGCGCAGGCTGCGGGAGTCCGGCAAGCCCTTCCTCGTCCTCACCAACAACTCCATCTACACCCCGCGCGACCTCAGCGCCCGCCTGGCCGGCATGGGCCTGGAGGTGCCCGAGGAGTGCATCTGGACCTCCGCCCTGGCCACCGCCAAGTTCCTCAAGAGCCAGCGCCCCAACGGCACCGCGTACGTGATCGGCGAGGCGGGCCTCACCACCGCGCTCTACCAGGCCGGCTACGTGCTGACCGACAACAACCCCGACTACGTGGTCCTCGGCGAGACCCGCACCTACTCCTTCGAGGCGCTGACCAAGGCGATCCGCCTGATCAACCAGGGCGCCCGGTTCATCTGCACCAACCCGGACGAGACCGGCCCCTCCACCGAGGGCGTGCTGCCGGCCACCGGCTCGGTCGCGGCCCTGATCACCAAGGCGACCGGCGTCGACCCGTACTTCGTCGGCAAGCCCAATCCGCTGATGATGCGCGAGGCACTGAACACCGCCGGCGCCCACTCCGAGACCGCCGTGATGATCGGCGACCGGATGGACACCGACATCGTCGCGGGCATGGAGGCCGGCATGGAGACCATCCTGGTGCTCACCGGCCTGACCTCGGCCGGCGACGTGGAGCGCTTCCCGTACCGGCCGACCCGCGTGGTCAAGTCGATCGCGGACCTGATCGAGCTGGTCTAG
- a CDS encoding low temperature requirement protein A → MSTPAEAEDVGEKRVTWAELYFDLVFVLAITQVSGLLHHHHDATGLVRALVVFVPVYWCWVGTTVQANIRDVDNPRDRLGILLVGLAGLFMALAIPGAYGGRGVLLGAAYWLARVVLLLLLVRIPGVWRGPYGVGVLVSGPLLVAGGLLPDGPRLALWAAAALGDLAAPTVFRRRLAKVAYHPAHMPERFALFLLVALGESIVGIGGTAASARLDAAELAAVAAAFTISASLWWQYFVYAADAMRHAVVTADSRRDVVRRIFQYGHLALVAGVIGVAVGFGETVADPWRALGPGAVALLYGGCALYLLTFGYTRWMMFRQVATTRIGAAAVTLVLLPAVVRLPALVVLVALAVLLVALNVLEHLRVERTSRAAAAPVPASVPPTAPGT, encoded by the coding sequence ATGAGTACGCCGGCGGAAGCGGAAGACGTCGGGGAGAAGCGGGTCACCTGGGCGGAGCTGTACTTCGACCTGGTCTTCGTCCTCGCCATCACCCAGGTCTCCGGGCTGCTGCACCACCACCACGACGCGACCGGCCTGGTCCGGGCGCTGGTGGTGTTCGTCCCGGTGTACTGGTGCTGGGTCGGCACCACCGTGCAGGCCAACATCCGGGACGTGGACAACCCGCGGGACCGCCTGGGCATCCTGCTGGTCGGGCTGGCCGGCCTGTTCATGGCCCTGGCGATCCCGGGCGCGTACGGCGGGCGGGGCGTGCTGCTCGGCGCCGCGTACTGGCTGGCCCGGGTGGTACTGCTGCTCCTGCTGGTCCGCATCCCGGGCGTCTGGCGCGGCCCGTACGGGGTGGGCGTGCTGGTCAGCGGACCGCTGCTGGTGGCGGGCGGACTGCTGCCGGACGGGCCGCGGCTCGCACTGTGGGCGGCGGCCGCCCTCGGCGACCTGGCCGCGCCGACGGTGTTCCGGCGGCGGCTGGCCAAGGTCGCCTACCACCCGGCGCACATGCCGGAGCGGTTCGCGCTGTTCCTGCTGGTGGCGCTCGGCGAGTCGATCGTCGGGATCGGCGGCACGGCCGCCTCGGCCCGGCTGGACGCGGCCGAACTAGCCGCCGTGGCAGCTGCGTTCACCATCTCGGCAAGCCTGTGGTGGCAGTACTTCGTGTACGCGGCGGACGCGATGCGGCACGCCGTGGTGACCGCCGACTCGCGCCGGGACGTGGTCCGGCGGATCTTCCAGTACGGGCACCTGGCGCTGGTCGCCGGCGTGATCGGGGTGGCGGTCGGCTTCGGGGAGACCGTCGCCGACCCGTGGCGGGCGCTCGGCCCGGGCGCGGTGGCGCTGCTGTACGGCGGGTGCGCGCTGTACCTGCTGACCTTCGGGTACACGCGCTGGATGATGTTCCGCCAGGTCGCGACGACCCGGATCGGCGCGGCGGCCGTGACGCTGGTGCTGCTGCCGGCCGTGGTGCGGCTTCCGGCGCTGGTGGTGCTGGTGGCACTGGCGGTGCTGCTGGTGGCACTGAACGTGCTGGAGCACCTCCGGGTGGAACGCACCTCCCGGGCCGCCGCCGCTCCCGTTCCTGCCAGTGTTCCCCCGACCGCTCCTGGGACGTGA
- a CDS encoding uracil-DNA glycosylase, translated as MELPGSWREVLSAETDKPYFAELEAFVAAQRAEHEVFPPSGQEFAALEATPYEKVRVLVLGQDPYHDNGQAHGMSFSVLPGTKTPPSLRNIFKELDADLGIPAPDNGYLMHWAEQGVLLLNAVLTVRAHEANSHKAKGWEKFTDAVIKAVSDREEPVVFVLWGNYAKKKLPLIDVSRHVVVQGAHPSPLSAKLFFGSRPFSQINEALDGFGGEPIDWRVPNLKQA; from the coding sequence CTGGAGCTGCCCGGGTCCTGGCGCGAGGTGCTGAGCGCCGAGACGGACAAGCCGTACTTCGCCGAGCTGGAGGCCTTCGTGGCGGCCCAGCGTGCGGAGCACGAGGTGTTCCCGCCGAGCGGTCAGGAGTTCGCCGCTCTGGAGGCCACTCCGTACGAGAAGGTCCGGGTGCTCGTGCTCGGCCAGGACCCGTACCACGACAACGGTCAGGCCCACGGCATGAGCTTCTCGGTGCTGCCCGGCACCAAGACGCCGCCCTCGCTGCGCAACATCTTCAAGGAGCTGGACGCCGACCTGGGCATCCCGGCTCCGGACAACGGCTACCTGATGCACTGGGCCGAGCAGGGCGTGCTGCTGCTCAACGCAGTGCTCACGGTCCGTGCGCACGAGGCCAACTCGCACAAGGCGAAGGGCTGGGAGAAGTTCACCGACGCGGTGATCAAGGCGGTGAGCGACCGCGAGGAGCCGGTCGTCTTCGTGCTGTGGGGCAACTACGCGAAGAAGAAGCTGCCGCTGATCGACGTCTCCCGGCACGTGGTGGTGCAGGGTGCGCACCCGTCCCCGCTGTCCGCGAAGCTGTTCTTCGGGAGCCGCCCGTTCTCGCAGATCAACGAGGCGCTGGACGGCTTCGGCGGCGAGCCGATCGACTGGCGGGTGCCGAACCTGAAGCAGGCCTGA
- a CDS encoding glycoside hydrolase family 6 protein, which yields MSRWAVGVALAGVLLAGSGCSGTDGGADGGTDGGTTGAADGGADGGAPGRTGSAGPTTTAGATAPGALAQLPGQTFYVSDQTNAARQLAALRGQGRTAEADTLARIASQPSSQWLGEHGAREIAEQVSRRAAETGRTAVFVAYDIPHRDCGQYSAGGAPDATAYRAWITGVAQALGDRRAWVVLEPDAVAHTLDACGVKGDLAAERYGLLAFAVQELKKRPNVRVYLDAGNPGWAQDPQELAAALRKSGIAAADGFAVNVANFYDTERNAAYGARLSAVLGGKNFVIDTSRSGNGALGGDSWCNPPGRALGERPTADTGRPGVDAYLWIKNPGESDGECGRGEPRAGEFWLPYALGLAQAAR from the coding sequence GTGTCCCGGTGGGCCGTGGGGGTGGCGCTGGCCGGGGTGCTGCTCGCCGGGTCCGGCTGCAGCGGCACGGACGGTGGCGCAGACGGTGGTACGGACGGTGGTACGACCGGCGCCGCGGACGGTGGCGCGGACGGTGGCGCACCGGGCAGGACCGGCTCCGCCGGTCCGACGACCACCGCCGGTGCCACCGCTCCCGGCGCCCTCGCCCAGCTCCCCGGGCAGACCTTCTACGTCTCCGACCAGACCAACGCCGCCCGCCAGCTGGCCGCACTGCGCGGCCAGGGCCGGACGGCCGAGGCCGACACGCTGGCGCGGATAGCCTCGCAGCCCTCCTCGCAGTGGCTCGGCGAGCACGGCGCCAGGGAGATCGCCGAGCAGGTGAGCCGCCGGGCCGCCGAGACGGGCCGCACGGCGGTGTTCGTCGCGTACGACATCCCGCACCGGGACTGCGGCCAGTACTCGGCCGGCGGTGCCCCCGACGCGACCGCCTACCGGGCCTGGATCACCGGTGTCGCGCAGGCCCTCGGCGACCGCCGGGCCTGGGTCGTGCTGGAGCCGGACGCCGTCGCGCACACCCTGGACGCCTGCGGGGTCAAGGGCGACCTGGCCGCCGAGCGGTACGGCCTGTTGGCCTTCGCCGTCCAGGAGTTGAAGAAGCGCCCGAACGTCCGGGTCTACCTGGACGCGGGCAACCCCGGCTGGGCGCAGGACCCGCAGGAGCTGGCCGCCGCCCTGCGCAAGTCGGGCATCGCCGCGGCGGACGGCTTCGCGGTGAACGTCGCCAACTTCTACGACACCGAGCGCAACGCGGCGTACGGCGCCCGGCTCTCGGCGGTGCTGGGCGGGAAGAACTTCGTCATCGACACCAGCCGCAGCGGCAACGGCGCGCTGGGCGGCGACTCCTGGTGCAACCCGCCCGGGCGGGCGCTCGGCGAGCGGCCGACCGCCGACACCGGCCGACCCGGGGTGGACGCCTACCTGTGGATCAAGAACCCGGGGGAGTCGGACGGCGAGTGCGGCCGCGGCGAGCCCCGGGCGGGCGAGTTCTGGCTGCCGTACGCGCTCGGGCTGGCGCAGGCGGCGCGCTGA